The genomic region GAATGCACTTTGTTTTCATAACGCAACGGTAGTGACCGGTTATTCCTTAATGGAAAACGGCTGCGTCTATGTTAAAGATGGCAAGATTGAAGATGTCTTTAGTGAGCGCCGCTTTTTAAATAAACGCTTTTCTCCGGAAGTACGTATTGTCGATGTCGGTAAAGCGTATATCGCTCCGGGGTTGATTGATACCCACATTCACGGATTTGCAGGATTCGGGACGGAAGACTGCTCTCCCGATTCCATACTTGGTATGTCGAAGGCTCTTGCTGAATATGGCGTAACGGCTTTTAATCCTACACTGTATCCGACCGAACCGGAAAATATGACTGAATGTATCCGCGCCGTTGTCGATGCAATGGGACATGAAGAAGGTGCGACCATCATGGGGTTGCACCTTGAAGGTCCGTTTATTTCGCCGGAAAAACCCGGAGCGTTAAGTCCTTCTGCAATCAGTCCTGTTAATCTGGATTTGATGGATAAGCTTTGGGCTGCGTCGAACGGGAATATTGTCAATATGACTGTAGCTCCGGAGCTTAAAAATATGCGTGAGCTGGCGCTCTATTGCATCAAAAAAAATATTGTGCTGCAAGCGGGGCATACCAATGCGCTTTACGAGAATATGCTTGAGGGAATGCAAGCGGGAATTTTACATTCTACGCATCTTTTTAATGCGATGAGCCAGATGCACCATCGCAACCCGGGCGCCGTCGGTGCGATATTAATCCATCCGGAAATGTCCTGCGAAATTATTGCGGACGGTATCCATGTTCATCCCGACCTTATCCGCTTATTGGCACGGGATAAACCGATCGATAAGATTGTCTTAATAACCGATAGCCTCAAACCGACGGAACAGCGCGAAGGTATGCTGATCGCAAATGGAGAAGAAGTTGTGCTCCAAGGCGGTTGTTTCCATCGTAAGGCTGATGGCGTTATTGCCGGTTCAAGCCTTTCGATGATTCGCGGGGTTAAGAACCTTGTATCCTTCGGCTTTCCGGTAGAAACAGCCGTTCGTTTCGGTTCTGCAAATCCGGCGGAAATTATGCGGTATTCCAAACGAGGTTCCATTATGCCGGGATATGAAGGCGATCTGATCGTATTCGATAAGCAGTTCAATGTGCTTGCAACCGTCATAAAAGGAAATTTGAAAAAAAATTTGTTTTAAGAATAGGGGAAGCTATGCGATTAATTATAAAGTCAGATTATGAGGCTTGTTCCGTATGGGCGGCGGATTATATTTGCAAAAAGATTATGGACTTTGCTCCGGCAGCGTCAAAGCCGTTCGTTCTCGGTCTGCCGACGGGGTCTACACCGCTCGGTGTCTACAAAGAATTGATTAAACGGCATCGAGAAGGAAAGATTTCGTTTAAACACGTCGTTACCTTTAATATGGATGAATATGTCGGCTTATCTCCCGATCATCCGCAAAGTTATCACTACTTTATGTATGAAAACTTTTTTAAGCATATCGATATTTCTTCCGCGGACATCCACATTTTAGACGGTATGGCGAAAGATACTGAGACTGAATGCAAAAAATACGAAGCGGCGATTGCTCAATACGGAAAAATTCATTTATTTCTGGGCGGAGTCGGAGCAGACGGGCATATCGCTTTTAATGAACCGGGTTCTTCCCTTTCATCCCGCACACGTCAAAAAACACTAACGCAGGACACCATTGCGATGAATGCCCGCTTTTTTAACGGCGATACGGCGGCGGTTCCCAAGACGGCGCTTACCGTTGGAATCGGCACCATTACCGATGCCGAGGAAGTGATGATCCTTGCAACCGGTTATAACAAAGCGCGGG from Treponema vincentii harbors:
- the nagA gene encoding N-acetylglucosamine-6-phosphate deacetylase, encoding MENALCFHNATVVTGYSLMENGCVYVKDGKIEDVFSERRFLNKRFSPEVRIVDVGKAYIAPGLIDTHIHGFAGFGTEDCSPDSILGMSKALAEYGVTAFNPTLYPTEPENMTECIRAVVDAMGHEEGATIMGLHLEGPFISPEKPGALSPSAISPVNLDLMDKLWAASNGNIVNMTVAPELKNMRELALYCIKKNIVLQAGHTNALYENMLEGMQAGILHSTHLFNAMSQMHHRNPGAVGAILIHPEMSCEIIADGIHVHPDLIRLLARDKPIDKIVLITDSLKPTEQREGMLIANGEEVVLQGGCFHRKADGVIAGSSLSMIRGVKNLVSFGFPVETAVRFGSANPAEIMRYSKRGSIMPGYEGDLIVFDKQFNVLATVIKGNLKKNLF
- the nagB gene encoding glucosamine-6-phosphate deaminase — encoded protein: MRLIIKSDYEACSVWAADYICKKIMDFAPAASKPFVLGLPTGSTPLGVYKELIKRHREGKISFKHVVTFNMDEYVGLSPDHPQSYHYFMYENFFKHIDISSADIHILDGMAKDTETECKKYEAAIAQYGKIHLFLGGVGADGHIAFNEPGSSLSSRTRQKTLTQDTIAMNARFFNGDTAAVPKTALTVGIGTITDAEEVMILATGYNKARAVRHAVEGSVNHIWTISALQLHPHAIIVCDEPATDELRVGTVRYFKDIESSISAGGTK